The genomic stretch GACGACCACCTCGCGAAGAAGGTGGACGCCGCTCGGCGCAAGGGTGATCGCCGCGTGATCAAGACATGGTCGCGTCGATCCACAATCACCCCGGACATGGTAAGTCTCACGATCGCGGTACACGACGGACGCAAGCACGTCCCCGTGTTCGTCTCGGAATCCATGGTGGGCCACAAGCTGGGCGAGTTTGCCGTGACACGGACGTTCCGTGGTCAC from Actinomycetota bacterium encodes the following:
- the rpsS gene encoding 30S ribosomal protein S19; protein product: MGRSLKKGPFVDDHLAKKVDAARRKGDRRVIKTWSRRSTITPDMVSLTIAVHDGRKHVPVFVSESMVGHKLGEFAVTRTFRGHAGSRSEKSTSVK